Within Candidatus Zixiibacteriota bacterium, the genomic segment TTCGTTATCCCGGTTCGATAATAGGCGCCAATAATGAAATCAACGGCTTGACTCTCGCCGGTGTCGGCACCGGTACAACTGTTGACCATATCGAAACCTATTATGCGCTGGATGACGATGTCGAATTTTTCGGCGGTTCCGTCAATATCAGTTATGTTGCCGCTTTCTATGGCGACGATGACTGTATCGATACTGATGAGTGCTACAGCGGCACCCGCCAGTTTATATTTCAGATTAAAGACCCGCGCTGGGGCGACCGTTTGACCGAGACTGACGGTCGGCAGTCTGCCGTGCTTACCGACACCACCAGCGCCGGCGTGGCTCCGGCGGCAGTCCCATCGGGATGGGGATGCGCTTACCCGAGTTATTCCCTCTCTACCAACTTCACCTGTATCGGACAGGGACCGAATTTCACCGGCACCAACGGTAACCGGCAACTGTTCACCGACAACTATCGCGGTTACTGGTATAATAACTTGTTCATGGAGCAGCCGAAGACAGCTCTCGAAATTCAAGTAGTGGGAGGTGACGCCGGCATTGATGCGCAGCCCAGTTCGACCCGAAACCTTCCTTCCGGTGCAGCAAGTATAGCCGCCGGTCATCCTCTCCTTGACTTTGTCGGCAATTTCTGGTACAAGTCGTATAACGGCACCAATCCCCCGACCGGGACTTCTCTCAGCCATTTCTTTGCCACCGGCGATGCGTCGGCTCCCAATGCTACCGCACGCGTCCGCAATGACATCTTTCCGGGCGGCGATACCACGCTTACTGGCAAAAACCACGCCGGAATCGACCCGAAATTGACCAGTTATGAAGTGGTCAATCCTCCGCTACGTCATGGTATCATCAATCCTGTGCCTGCGACAGGAAGCCCGCTGGCCATCAATGCCGCCGCTGTGCCCGGTTACGCCGTCTCGTCTTACTACCAGCCCGTAAGTTATGTCGGCGCTTTTGACCCGAATGTCGGCATTGAGGACTCCTGGATATGGGGGTGGACATTTGGCTCGGTCGCAAATATACTGGGGTCTCCGAGCTGCTGCAATTTGGCAGCGGACGCCAATAATAATGGTACCGTCAATATCCTCGACGCAACTTATATCATTGCATACCGCTTCAAGGGAGGTCCTGCCCCGGCCTGCCTGCAGGAAGCCGATGCCAACGGCAACGGCACGATTAATATTCTTGATGCTACATATATTATTGCATATCGTTTCAAGAGTGGTCCGGCTCCGGTTTGCGGACCGTAAGCAACTTAAACTGGCTGTGGGAGAAGTTTCTAAACCCAATATCTTAGCCGAATTGAAGAGAGACCGCCGGAAGGCGGTCTCTTTTCAATTTTGGTGGATTGGGAGGTTAACAGAATTCTTGCAAATCCTTAACAGAGATTTTGTCATGGTTCCCTAAAATCAGGTGTTAGATTGTAAAGAACGTGACAAAATATTGAACTGAAGGAGAGATATGATAAAACTACTGGTCTTCCTTACGGCGCTTCTGACATTTCCGGTATCCGGCCCCTCGGCGCAGGACTACCCGTCGCAACGGGCGGCACGGCTGGGATATGAGAAGATTGCGGATTTCTATGATATACTGGCGCCATTATGGCATGAGGCATTCCCCTCAAAAGACTATGGTACGTTGATGGCGGCGGCGCCTTTGCTCGATTCGGCGATAACGGCGATTCATGAAATGAAATATTCCTCGCGGTATGAGCGTAAATTCGAGGGTTACAAAGCGAAACGTCATGAACTGCTGAGCCTGGTGATGGAGTATGAAAAGGCGGCCAAAGAGAAGGACAGCGCGAGAGTATATGACATATTTCCGCAAATCCAAGCGGCTTTCGAATCAACGGCGGTTTTCCTGCTGCCTCTACCCTATCCGGCTTTTGACCGGGCTCTGACAGAAGTCTCCCGATTTACAGCCGCATTGCCGGTGGTGAAGGATGTGAACGAACGCGCGAAAGCC encodes:
- a CDS encoding dockerin type I repeat-containing protein, with product MRKSYLMLIVMLLVAPVAAFGQLCETGWPIIDVGSPAPSTTILPTGTTTWSAGNVYHMQGFIFVPDGATLVIEPGTIVKSDPGQGSNATALIVARGGMLMAQGTPTLPIIFTSISDMVCDTGDIPDLATSRGLWGGVIIEGKSYACVSGGEASIEGIPDLGALTRYGGGLNPDCADNSGILQYVSIRYPGSIIGANNEINGLTLAGVGTGTTVDHIETYYALDDDVEFFGGSVNISYVAAFYGDDDCIDTDECYSGTRQFIFQIKDPRWGDRLTETDGRQSAVLTDTTSAGVAPAAVPSGWGCAYPSYSLSTNFTCIGQGPNFTGTNGNRQLFTDNYRGYWYNNLFMEQPKTALEIQVVGGDAGIDAQPSSTRNLPSGAASIAAGHPLLDFVGNFWYKSYNGTNPPTGTSLSHFFATGDASAPNATARVRNDIFPGGDTTLTGKNHAGIDPKLTSYEVVNPPLRHGIINPVPATGSPLAINAAAVPGYAVSSYYQPVSYVGAFDPNVGIEDSWIWGWTFGSVANILGSPSCCNLAADANNNGTVNILDATYIIAYRFKGGPAPACLQEADANGNGTINILDATYIIAYRFKSGPAPVCGP